Proteins co-encoded in one Sinobacterium norvegicum genomic window:
- the tig gene encoding trigger factor — protein MQVSIETTSGLERRMTVGVPAERVEVEIENRLKKVAKQVKIDGFRPGKVPFKVVKQRYGAGVRQEVVGEVMSQTFYEAVTQEKVQPAGQPSVEPKQLEAGKDLEYIATFEVYPAVELADFSSIEISKPVAEVTEADVVKMIDIFRKQQGTWDAVERAAAEGDQVNINYAGTKDGEAFDGGTAENSDLELGSKSMIPGFEDGIVGLSAGDEKTLELSFPEDYHNEDLKGAAVQFAVKVNAVNERTEAELNEEFFAKYGVSDNGEEGFREEVKANMERELANATSNKVKTQVMDAVLAANEVDVPKSLVAGEIETLRNQMFQQFGAGAEGLDKSILPDDMFTEQAERRVRLGLLLGEVIKAEKISPDADKVRAKVEEIASTYQEPEQVVEYYYGNQEQLQAVESAVLEDQVVETILAKATVTDSEESYEDVIAQQQPAA, from the coding sequence ATGCAAGTTTCTATTGAGACGACTTCTGGACTTGAGCGCCGTATGACTGTTGGCGTACCTGCTGAGCGCGTAGAAGTTGAAATCGAAAACCGTCTTAAAAAAGTTGCCAAGCAAGTTAAGATCGACGGCTTCCGCCCTGGCAAAGTCCCGTTTAAGGTTGTTAAGCAGCGTTACGGTGCCGGTGTTCGTCAGGAAGTTGTCGGTGAGGTAATGAGCCAGACTTTCTATGAAGCTGTCACTCAGGAAAAAGTTCAGCCAGCTGGTCAGCCAAGTGTTGAGCCCAAGCAGCTAGAAGCCGGTAAGGATCTTGAGTACATCGCGACCTTCGAGGTTTATCCTGCCGTTGAACTAGCGGATTTTTCTTCCATTGAAATCAGCAAGCCGGTTGCGGAAGTGACTGAGGCTGACGTTGTTAAGATGATCGATATCTTCCGTAAGCAACAGGGCACTTGGGATGCTGTTGAGCGTGCTGCCGCTGAAGGTGATCAGGTTAACATTAACTATGCTGGCACCAAAGATGGCGAAGCCTTCGACGGTGGTACCGCTGAGAACTCTGACCTTGAACTTGGTTCTAAGAGTATGATCCCTGGCTTTGAAGACGGTATTGTAGGTCTCAGCGCCGGTGACGAGAAGACGCTTGAATTGAGCTTCCCTGAAGATTATCACAACGAAGACTTGAAAGGCGCTGCGGTTCAATTCGCCGTTAAGGTTAACGCGGTTAATGAGCGTACAGAAGCTGAATTGAACGAAGAGTTCTTCGCTAAGTACGGCGTGAGCGACAATGGTGAAGAAGGCTTCCGTGAAGAAGTTAAGGCCAATATGGAGCGTGAGCTTGCTAACGCCACCAGCAACAAAGTTAAGACTCAGGTAATGGATGCTGTTCTTGCTGCCAACGAAGTTGATGTTCCTAAGTCGCTGGTCGCCGGTGAGATTGAAACGTTGCGCAACCAGATGTTCCAGCAATTCGGTGCCGGTGCTGAAGGTCTTGATAAGTCAATCCTTCCGGATGATATGTTTACTGAGCAAGCTGAACGTCGCGTACGTTTAGGCCTGTTGTTGGGTGAAGTTATCAAGGCTGAGAAAATTTCTCCAGATGCTGACAAGGTTCGCGCTAAGGTTGAAGAAATTGCTTCAACTTATCAGGAGCCAGAACAGGTTGTTGAATACTACTACGGTAACCAAGAGCAGCTTCAGGCAGTTGAGTCAGCAGTTCTTGAAGACCAAGTTGTCGAGACCATCCTAGCGAAGGCGACGGTAACCGACAGCGAAGAGAGCTATGAAGACGTGATCGCACAGCAGCAACCAGCCGCTTAA
- the clpP gene encoding ATP-dependent Clp endopeptidase proteolytic subunit ClpP, whose amino-acid sequence MSSYKTGTPFDHTVNSVGLVPMVVEQTARGERSFDIYSRLLKERVIFCVGPVDDYMANLIVAQLLFLESENPDKDIHLYINSPGGSVTAGLSIYDTMQFIKPDVSTMCLGQACSMGAFLLSGGAKGKRHALPNSRVMIHQPSGGAQGQATDINIQAQEILIIREKLNALMAEHTGQTIETIERDTERDNFMSAEASVEYGLIDSVVGQRDLAK is encoded by the coding sequence ATGTCTAGTTATAAAACCGGTACACCTTTTGATCACACTGTAAATAGCGTCGGTTTAGTCCCCATGGTTGTTGAGCAAACAGCCCGTGGAGAGCGCTCTTTTGATATATACTCACGACTGTTAAAAGAACGCGTTATTTTCTGTGTAGGCCCTGTCGATGATTATATGGCTAATTTGATCGTTGCTCAGTTGCTGTTCTTAGAGTCAGAAAACCCTGACAAAGATATTCATTTGTACATTAACTCGCCCGGCGGCTCCGTCACTGCGGGTTTGTCGATTTACGACACCATGCAGTTCATTAAGCCAGATGTTAGCACGATGTGCCTTGGTCAGGCCTGTAGCATGGGAGCGTTTTTGCTCTCCGGTGGTGCAAAGGGTAAGCGCCATGCCTTGCCTAACTCTCGGGTTATGATTCATCAGCCTAGCGGTGGTGCTCAGGGACAGGCGACGGATATCAACATCCAAGCTCAGGAAATCCTGATTATCCGTGAAAAGCTTAATGCCTTGATGGCTGAACATACGGGGCAGACCATCGAAACTATTGAGCGTGACACCGAGCGTGATAATTTTATGAGTGCTGAGGCCTCTGTCGAATACGGATTGATTGATTCGGTGGTCGGTCAGCGCGATTTAGCGAAATAA